A window of [Limnothrix rosea] IAM M-220 contains these coding sequences:
- a CDS encoding TIGR03943 family putative permease subunit, which yields MAKSPSPRRKKDWSPWLDSLALLLWGSLLLKYAITGQLALLIHPNYFGLCAAAGVLLVVLGLGKIWQTVNPSLNAGESVQHIPLLPQNFGSSLMIIVAIAGFIIPPSVLASETAIQRGLTEELPLTRSQPESFRTGTNPEERTLLDWIRTLNAYPEPDAYTGDPVKVSGFVTSLPQLPENYVMVSRFVLTCCAVDAYPVGLPVKFEGKPEFEDDQWIEVEGEMITEDFDFGDEEAGIPQRQLVIVASTAKEIPTPRNPYDY from the coding sequence ATGGCTAAATCTCCATCTCCTCGCAGAAAAAAAGACTGGTCACCTTGGTTGGATAGTCTGGCATTATTGCTCTGGGGCAGTTTATTGCTCAAATACGCGATTACGGGACAGTTGGCTCTTTTGATCCACCCGAATTATTTTGGCTTGTGTGCGGCAGCTGGTGTTTTGTTGGTTGTCCTCGGTCTGGGTAAGATCTGGCAAACGGTTAATCCTAGCCTGAATGCTGGGGAGTCGGTGCAACATATTCCGCTACTTCCGCAAAATTTTGGGAGTAGTTTGATGATTATTGTGGCGATCGCCGGATTTATTATTCCCCCGTCAGTTTTAGCGAGTGAAACAGCGATTCAGCGGGGTCTAACGGAAGAATTGCCCTTAACGCGCAGTCAACCGGAAAGTTTTCGCACAGGTACAAATCCAGAAGAACGCACATTATTAGATTGGATCAGAACGCTCAATGCTTATCCTGAGCCGGATGCCTACACTGGTGACCCGGTGAAAGTGAGTGGTTTTGTCACGTCTCTACCCCAGCTCCCTGAAAATTATGTGATGGTGTCGCGGTTCGTGCTAACTTGCTGTGCGGTGGATGCCTATCCTGTTGGTTTGCCGGTGAAATTTGAGGGGAAGCCAGAATTTGAGGACGACCAGTGGATCGAGGTGGAAGGGGAAATGATCACTGAGGATTTTGATTTTGGTGATGAAGAAGCGGGTATTCCCCAGCGGCAACTCGTGATTGTGGCGAGTACGGCGAAAGAAATTCCGACTCCTCGAAATCCCTACGACTACTAA